The stretch of DNA AACTCGTCGAGTACCGGCGCGGATAGCGCCCGATTTCGGCTTTCAACGGACGCCGCTGTTGGGACCGCTCAGGCGCGGTCCGACTCTTCGGCTTCGTCGAGCGCTTCGAGGTCGCGTTCCGCGTTGTACTCGTTTTGCGCCCCTGCTTCACCGGTGAGCTCGCCGTGCAGCGCCTCGCGGATCTCCTCGGGAGTGTCGTACTCGTCGTCCAACCGGTCGAAGACGCTGCCCATCGACTCGGTCTCGTTTGGCATGTCGATTGGCTGGTCTGCGTACTCGGTGGCGAGTTCCTCGCTTTGCACGGGATACTTCCGGTCGCGCACGTCCGTCTCGACCTCGTCGAGGATGCTCTCGACGTGTTCGGCGCGGTCGTGCTGACGCTCGCGTGCGCGGTCGGTGTCACGTTCGTCGCCGGGCATACGCCCCGTATGACACGCGGACGAAAAAGTATGTCACCGGCAGTTGCAACCCGGCTGGAACGTCTGCGGTCGGCGCGCTCGCGCTCGTGTACGAACGAAGTGAGCATCGAGCGCGAATCGGCGTACGAGGTCTGCACGAGTGCAAGCGAGTGCAGGTTCGTCAGAACTGCGTTCTGACGGTGGATGAGCGAGCGAGCACCGCGAGCGGGGCGAATCGGCTGGGGAGGGAGTGGCCCGTGAGTGCGGCGCGGAAAGCGTCAACGATTGTACCGCGAACGAGCCGTCAGCGAGTGAGTGGGCCGACGACCGACCGAAGCGAGGCGCTTTGCGCCTCGGATGTC from Halococcus sediminicola encodes:
- a CDS encoding DUF5789 family protein; translated protein: MPGDERDTDRARERQHDRAEHVESILDEVETDVRDRKYPVQSEELATEYADQPIDMPNETESMGSVFDRLDDEYDTPEEIREALHGELTGEAGAQNEYNAERDLEALDEAEESDRA